TATTGGCGTTAATATCTTCAGGGTGAATGGACAGAGCCATATTAAATTTGTCAATAGCCTCATTAAGATAATCATTATTATGACTCTTCTGATAATAACTCATGAGTATTTGACCATACTTGACATAGCCTTCAGGCAATTCATTATTCGAATCAATCGCCTTTTGAGCATACCCCCTTGCCTCATCAATACGATTGTCATAATTCTTAATATCCGCCATCAGGAGCAAGGATTTATAATGATATGGATTAATCCTTAATATCTCCTTCAATCCCCTTTTCGCCCATATCATCTTATCCATAAGAAAATATAGATTGGCTATGCCATATTGCGCTTCCACATTCCCTTCGGACAACTCTAAAGCATGATTATAATATTTTATTGCATCGCTGTATCTCCCAAGCGCAACCAGACATGAGCCGATTCCAATCATTGCATTGAAATCATTTCGATCAATCCTTAAGGCATTATTGTATAACTTGAGGGATTCCTCGTAGGCCTCAGTATTTCGATAAGCATTCCCGAGTCCGATGATGGCTTCATGATAATTAGGATTCAGCTTTAGCGCATTCCTAAAATTAAGAATAGCCCTGTAATTATCCCCTTTGCTTAGATAATCCCCTCCCTTTTTGGAATAATAAATAGCGTTCTTTTCAAAGGAGTATAGACGGGTATCAACCCCTGTCACAACATAAGGGATAATAATAAATAATAATATCCTACTCAGACTCCGGCAGAGTATTCCAATCCATCCTGCATTGACATGTTTACATTCTACCCTAAATCTATTCATTACCCCTACTCTATTATATACCAATTATTTCAGCAAAATTATCCCCAAGAAGCCTTCTCTGAATACCAATATCCGGAAAGATTCCCTCAATTCGCCGCTTGATCAGTCCATAGTCAAAAGCGCCATCCTTCCCAATCAAACCGTGTGGCCCATCTGTCCCAAAGATACATCGATCCACCCCAAGATATTCTACAACCCTCTGAATCATGCCCTCGCTAACATAGGAGGTTTGCGAGAGATCAACAAAGATATTCTCTTTATTGCGAATCTTCTTCCAAGTATCCCTAAAAAGAGGAAATCCGGCATGGGCTAAAATAAGCTTCAAATCAGGGACATCATTCAGAAGAGCATCATAATCCCCATTTTCATCATAACCGACATGCAATAGAAGTGGCTTCCCCATCTCCTTTAGGCGCTTAGCGATTGGCGCTAGTTTAACAATTGGATAATAATGCCAAAAGGGATGAGCCTTCACGCCAATAAATCCAGGGCTATCCGCCCATCGCTCAAATTCCTCAACCTGATCCCTCTCCCCATTTGGATTTACAAAGATCCAACCAAGAATACGATCAGGATACTTATCCACTAGTTTAAAAACAGGCTCATTCTCAGGATCCCTATTTATTCGAATGTCTCCCCTTGGCAACAGAATGTCACCATCTGGAGTCACTTTTGGTTTTATTAGCTTCCCTAGTCCACGCAAAAATCTATTGGTCATAATAAATCGAAAAATGTTCATGACATATACCGGCGGATCAGAGAAAGGATCTGAAAGATAAGCCATCAAGGCAATCCTGTCCACACCAGCCATATCCATAAACTCAATTATCCTTTCAACTGGATATATCCTCTCATCAAAATGATAATGACAATCAATAATCATAAAAATTATCCCTTTTTATGTATAGGCTTAAGCAAGAAGCCCCACTGAGTTCAATCCCTCAGCAACCTCTACAAGATTTAATGCCTCAAGTTTCTCTCTCCTTTGTAATCCTGTTTCAACATCCCATCCCCTAATCTCATAATACTCGTCCTTCATCCCCTCAAATTCATTCCGATCAACAACCATACCCATGCGCGAAAGGGGCTCTCCGTCCTTGCCGGGCACAATGCAGCTGGGATTACCAAAATCTCCCTTTAATGGAACAGTGTAGTTGAACTCATCCAGGGAGTCATCCTCTCTGCCCTTTCGTCCATCCCTTATAAGAGCCGCCCTCTGAAGATTAAAGACACGTTCTCCAACCTCATATAACCCTTCCTCACTAATATCCTTACCTGTAATGGCCCTGCAAATCTGGCTTTCCAATGTCGGATCACCAACATGATCCTCAGTAGCATGGCTATGTATGATTGGCCAGGAGAAGTCGCATAAGATCAGGCTCTCCTTGGCATATTGCCGATCTTGAATTTTAGCTGCTGCTAAAGCCTTACCCTCATATGTCGAGAAATCAGCGGCTATCTCACTCCCCCAAAATCGTTTACCAATAGCTCTGATTACATCAGATGTAAGATAATTATCCATTCCCATCTCACGAATAGCCCACATCATTGCCTGAATACTGATCTCATGAAGCTGTTGAATTGGCATCCTAGGTTCCATTGCATACAAAAGCCCGGTTGTAATATATAGCCTAGCGCCATAAACCTCATTCTCCCCGGTACCTATCATATAATCCGTAATCAGCTTCTCTGATCCATTCCCAACGATCTCAGCGGCCTTGTGAGGGCCATTAGCCAGAATATCGCCAAATCCCTCACGAAAGGATATTTTCCTTAGCAGTGTATCGAGATATTCTATGCTGCCTATTTTAGAAAAGGGTATGCCAGCCTCTTCCTCAGTAATTATATTTGCCTTGCTACATCTGCTCAACCACATGATCATGGTCTCTACTACACGTGAATCTATCCCATAATCATCACAAAGCTTGTTCGCCTTGAAGGGCACATCTTTGGGATCTCCGTAATATCTCTGTGCCCTAATCGAATAGAAGAATGAGGGTTGACAGAGGAACTTCCCCACCTGCCCATCCTCGCTTTTATAATTTGCCCTAATGCAACCATCTATGCAACCATAGCATGTATTCTTTCTCAGCTTTTCTGTGGATTGCGAGGGCATCTCAAGGCTTAGCGCGCTCTTCACATCCTGAACACGCTTTTTCAGATTTTGGATGCTCTCAGGATCAGCCACATCTATCCTGTCCTCTCCCCTTACAGCAACAGCCTTTAGGTTTTTGGAGCCCATTACACCCCCTAATCCGCCCCCTCCGCTAGAATCAGAGTCAGCAAGAAAGGAAGCATAACTAACCATATTCTCCCCTGCCGGGCCTACAGCGACAACCCTAACTGATCTCCCCAACTCCCCTTTTAATATTTCTCTTGTATCAATCGCCCCCTTGCCTTGTAAAGCGCTCGCATCCCTTATCTCAATCCTATCATTGTCAATATATAAATATACCAAACCCTCAGCCTTTCCAAAAACAATAAGACCATCAAAACCAGCAAACTTCAATTGGACACCCCAAGAGCCACCCAGATTACAGTAAGAAAATTGATTGCCAACAGGAGACTTTCCACATATCTGCCATCGTGATCCGGCAAATCCCGGCACACCGCATACCGGACCTGTTGCAAATACTAACCGATTCTCTGGATCAAAGGCATCAACATTACCTGAGACATCATCCCAATATGTCTTCAATCCCATACCCCTTCCCCCTATAAATCGATCTGTATAATTCTCTGTAGGAATTTTTGTAATATATCCATTAGAAAGATCTACGCTCAATATGTTCCCTGCATACCCTCTTCTCATGTCAATACTCCTCTCTGTAAAATTTGTAACGATAATAATTGATATACTATGGAAAGTCAAGTCAAGTATGCTAGGGACAGGATAGGATCCATACCCTCAAAATGGATGAGGAAGAAAGAAAATGGGCGTCCTTTATCACTTCATTAAATGTGAAGAACGCCATCTTTATAGTACTTCGGTAGTAAAGAACATATAAAAGCAGAAGTTGATCATGGCTCATTTTATCAAATATTTCTGCATAATCATCTTGACTATCAAAGGGGTAATATCTCTCTATCAGGTCGTTTTCTGATATTTGAGTCTTGGGAGCTGTAATCCAACCCAGGCTATTAGGTTTCGCTGAATCTCAGATGTCCCTGCAGCAATATTCATCCCCATACACATCTGATAAGCCTCAACCATGGCCCCATCTAAAGGCGACCACTTAGAATGAGCGACCTGACCATAGAGGCCCATAATCTCAGTTGCAAAATTTGCAACGCGCTGTAACAATTCACTCCCAAATAGCTTGGCCTCCGATGCCAAAGAAGCAGCAAACATCAATCCAGATTGCTCCTGTGTCCATGCTATCTTGTAAGCAAGTGTATAACCGACCTCTAAATCACTGTACAATTTAGCTATCTTCTTTCTAACAATAGGATTCTCTGAAAGAAACCTGCCATCCCGCTTTGTTGTTTTCACATATTCGACCAATTCATTTAGAATATTTCTCCCTTCTACAAAAAAGCCTACACCGGATCTCTCAAAATTCATGGTCTCTCTTGTTACTCTCCATCCCTCATTTTCTGGGCCTATCCTGTCACTTTCTGGAATCCTTACATCTGTAAAGAATACCTCATTATACAGGTGAGTTCCATCCATATACAAAATAGGACGCACCTCAATACCGGGATAATCCATCTGTAAATGAAAGACAGAAAGCCCTTTGCCTCTCTTTTCCGCAGGATTTGTTCGTGCAAGGAGAAACATGCGATCAGCCCTATGCGCGCCTGATGTCCAGATCTTCTGTCCATTGACAACGTAATGATCGCCATCCTTAATAGCTGTGGTGGTAAGGGAGGCCAGATCAGATCCAGCGTTGGGTTCACTCCAACCCTGACAATAGGTAACCTCCGCCTTGGCTATAGGAGGAAGCAATCTCGTCTTCTGTTCATCACTTGCGGCTACCATTAGGGTTGGCGCAAACATGCCAATACCGAAAATATCTACCCCTGGAGCACGGTACTTCTCTCTGACCTCGCTGAATATCAATTGTTCTATAATTGATGCATCCTTGCCCCCATATTCCTTTGGCCAGGCTAGAGAGAGCCAACCCTTTTCACCAAGCTTTTTGGCAATACTTCTGTGAAAATTCCATCCTTCATCAGTAGCGAACATCCCCTCAAGCCCACCCCTTCCATATTCAGGAGGCGAATGCTTCATCTCCTCTTTGAAAAACTCCTCGAATTCCTCTTTTATGGCTTCCTGCTCTTTTGTATATTTGAAATCCATAACCCATCCCTCCATTTTATTAGCAACTATCTCAATATTTGCATACTAGGATATTATATTGGATCGCAAAGGGGATAGTATTATTACTACTCCTCCCCATCGTAGATATCTTGTTATTCATATAATTTAATATCAAAGTCCAAGAGCCTTGGCAACCTTCTCATAATGATAATCCGTATCTCCCATCACATACTCAAAGGACTTGGCCCTTCTGTAATAAAGACCTATGTCAAACTCTCTCGATGTGCCNNNNNNNNNNNNNNNNNNNNNNNNNNNNNNNNNNNNNNNNNNNNNNNNNNNNNNNNNNNNNNNNNNNNNNNNNNNNNNNNNNNNNNNNNNNNNNNNNNNNCACTCTCCTCAATCTCCCTTACCTTCTCTGATGGACATTCATTGACAAAAAACTTCGCTGCTGTTTCCCTTAACATCTCTTGTTCTGATGTAAATCCAAGATCCATTTTGCATCCTCCTTTTAAATATCTCTAATTCATTTTTCACAATTTATCAGTATTAAATATTAACTAATTATATGGGAATAATAACTATTACACTCCATTATTAAAATATCCTAATCAAATAATATAATAACTAATCGGTCAGACAAAACAGATGTTCCTATTTTTTAAGCCTTTAGGCTATTTGGCCATAGGTTGATATTTAAGCCTTGGAAGCTGCAATCCCATCCATGCTATTATACTGCGCTGAATCTCAGAGGTGCCTGCTGCGATATTCCCACCCATACAGAACTGATAAGCACCAACCATAGCGCCATCTAAGGGCGCCCATTTTGAATTTTCCAACTGCCCATAAGGCCCCATAATCTCTGTAGCAAAATTGGCTATACGCTGCATCAATTCACTGCCAAATAGCTTGGCCTCCGATGCAAGATGAGCAGCAAACATGAGTCCGGCATTCTCCTGAGTCCATGCAATCTTATAGGCAAGTGTATAACCTACCTGCAAATCACTATAAATCTTTGCTATCTTTTGTCGTACAATAGTATCTTCTGAGAGGAATTTGCCATTGCGCTTTGTAGTCTTTACATATTCCACAAGCTCATCCAGGACATTGAAGCCCTCAGCAAACATCCCAACACCAGATCTCTCAAAATTCATGGTCTCTCTGGTTAGTCGCCATCCATCATTCTCTGGGCCTATAAGATCATATTCTGGAATCCTCACATCCGTAAAGAATACCTCATTATACAGGTGATTTCCATCCATATACAAAATAGGACGCACCTCAATACCGGGGAGATCCATTCTTAAATTGAAGACTGAAAGCCCCTTGCCCCTCTTCTCTGCCGGGTTTGTTCGTGCAAGGAGAAACATATGGTCAGCCCTGTGCGCGCCTGATGTCCAGATCTTCTGTCCATTGACAACATAATGATCGCCATCCTTTATTGCAGTGGTAGATAGGGAGGCCAAATCAGATCCAGCATTGGGTTCACTCCAACCCTGACAATACATAACCTCTCCCTTGGCTATTGGAGGAAGTAATCTCTTCTTCTGCTCCTCATTCGCTGCTACCATAAGGGTTGGCGCAAACATACCTAAACCAAAGATATCCCATCCAGGAGCACGATACTTCTCCCTAGCTTCGCTGAATATCAACTGTTCTGTAATAGGTGCATCCTGACCACCGTATTCCTTTGGCCATGGGCGTGAAAGCCATCCCTTTTCACCAAGCTTTTTAGCCATATTTCGGTGAAAACTCCATGCCTCATCTGTATCAAATAATCCTTCCAGCCCTCCCCTTCCATATTCGGGTGGAGCATTCTTCATTTCCTCCCTGAAAAAGGTCTCAAACTCCTCCTTTAAGGCTTCTTGTTCTTTTGTGAATTTAAAATCCATATCTATCCCTCCTAATTATTAACGATGATCTCTATAATTACATTTTATTTTATTTTGTAGAATTATATAAGGGAACTATTTTACGATGCGGATTAAAAGTCTATAGTTACAACAAACAAATTCAGTTGTAACCATAGACTACTTTATCCGCTTATACTCGATATTGAGCATAGAATTATTAAGTGAGGGTAATCCATAACAAATTGTTGAAAATACGAAGCGTCCTCCACATAAATGTTATATTCCCCCCATTGTATTTTATATTATTCATACAATAAAATATCAAAGTCCAAGAGCCTTGGCAACCTTCTCATAATGATAATCCGTATCTCCCATCACATACTCAAAGGACTTGGCCCTTCTGTAATAAAGACCTATGTCAAACTCTCTCGATGTGCCAACCCCGCCATGAATCTGGACCCCCCTCTCTGTGATAAACTTATAATTCTCATTCACCTGAGACTTAAGCGCTGAAGCCTCCTTATCATGATCCATGCCCTCATCTATCATCCAGGTTACCTTATGCAGATAATTAAAACTCGTGTCATAAGCAAGAAGCATGTTCGCCATATAGTGCTGAAGAACGTCATATCCTCCAATGGGCTGACCATACTGCACCCTCTCCTTCGAATACTCTGCTGTCATATCAATAGAGGCCTTGCAGCCACCTATCATCTCAGCGCTCTTGGCAACAGAGGCCCTACCCCATATCTTCTCTATTATATCCCAGCCTTTGCCTGCTCCGCCTATAATATCACCCTTGTCTACCTTAACATCCTTAAAAATGACCTCACAGCAATTGTCCATACCAATAGTCGGCATCTTAGTGCAGGTTATGCCTGAAGACTTGGCGTCAACGAGAAAAAGGGTAATGCCGGCATCAGCCTTGGCTGCCACTATCAACTTATCTGCAATGTTGGCGTCCATAACAAACATCTTTGTGCCGTTCAGGGTATACTGATTCCCTGATGCCTCCGCTTTCATGTTTATCCCTGAAGGAAGATAGCTCCCATCCTCCTCATGCTGGGCAAAGGCCATTATCAAACTACCCTCTGTTATCTTGGCCAGAAGGTCCTTCTTTTGATCCTCTGAGCCACCCTCCTGAATGAGCATACCACACTGAACAACTGTTGAGAAAAAGGGGCTTGGAAAAACTGCGCGTCCCATCTCTTCCATGATGATAACTATATCTATAAACTGCCCCCCGTAGCCGCCATACTCCTCTGGAAACAACACCCCTGTCCATCCAAGCTCAGCTATCTTGCTCCATAGCTCAGAAGAGTATCCGCTCTCACTCTCCTCAATCTCCCTTACCTTCTCTGATGGACATTCATTGACAAAAAACTTCGCTGCTGTTTCCCTTAACATCTCTTGTTCTGATGTAAATCCAAGATCCATTTTGCATCCTCCTTTATTATAACTGCGATTAGTATTTCTCTTTTCATTCCGTCAAATTTAAATAAATTCTCTTAATAGTTTATATTACATAATCTAATTTAATAATAATAAACATCTAAACACTATTGTGAGAGACACCCCGCTTTCTCAGGTAAAGTCAACACATCTCTCTTCAACGACTCTATGATATTAAGCCATTGGCTGATATTTGAGCCTTGGTAGCTGTAATCCCATCCAGGCTATTATATTTCGCTGAATCTCAGATGTTCCTGCCGCTATATTTATTCCCATGCAGAACTGATATGTTTCAATCATTGCGCCATCCAATGGAGACCATTTGGAATGAGCTAACTGCCCATAGGGTCCCATAATCTCTGTGGCAAAATTGGATATACGCTGCATCAATTCACTGCCAAAGAGTTTTGCCTCTGATGCAAGATGAGCAGCAAACATGAGTCCGGCATTCTCCTGAGTCCATGCAATCTTATAGGCCAAAGTATAACCAGCTTCCAAATCCGCATATATCTTGGCTAATTTCTGCCTTACGATTGAATTTTCTGAGAGATATTTTCCATCACGCTTTGTGGTTTTCACATATTCCACAAGCTCATCAAGGATATTGAAGCCCTCTGCAAACATCCCAACACCAGATCTCTCAAAATTCATGGTCTCTCTGGTTAGTCGCCATCCATCATTCTCCGGTCCTATCCTGTCATATTCCGGTATCTTGACATCAGTAAAAAATACCTCATTATAAACATGTTTGCCATCCATATACAAAATAGGACGCACTTCGATACCCGGAAGGTCCATTCTCAAATTAAAAACAGAAAGCCCCTTGCCCCTCTTCTCAGCCGTATTCGTTCGTGCGAGGAGGAACATATGATCAGCCTTGTGTCCCCCTGTTGTCCAAATTTTCTGCCCATTGACTACATAATGATCTCCATCTTTAATTGCAGTAGTTGCAAGCGATGCCAAATCAGATCCAGCATTGGGCTCGCTCCACCCTTGACAATATACGACCTCTCCCTTGGCTATGGGAGGCAGCAATCTCTTCTTCTGCTCATCATTCGCTGCTACTAACAGAGTAGGCGCAAACATACCTAAACCAAAAATATCTATTCCAGGCGCCCTATACTTCTCCCTCGCTTCGCTGAATATCAATTGTTCTGAAATGGGAGATTCCTGACCGCCGTATTCCTTTGGCCATGGACGCGAAAGCCATCCCTTCTCACCAAGCTTTCGGCTTACATCCCTATGGAAATTCCATCCTTCATCTGTTGCATATATGCCCTCGAGTCCCCCCCTGCCATATTCAGGCGGAGCATTCTTCATCTCCTCTCTGAAAAATGCTTCAAATTCCGCCCTTAATTCTTCCTGTTCTTTTGTAAATTTGAAATCCATAAACTAACTCCTCCTTAATAATTGACTATTCTCTTAGTTTTATATAATTATATTGTCTATCAATACTATTATTAACCTCAGAACAAGTGGGTTAGAATCTACATGATGTACAATAAACCTAAAACGATCCATTATCATATAATATAGGTTTATTCGATTAGCTTTAAAAATTCTTCTCTGGTCTTTATATCCTTCATGAATATTCCTCTAATTGCAGAGGTTATTATATATGTATTCGATTTTTTTATTCCCCTCATCTCCATACAAAGATGCCTGGCCTTTATTACTACAGCAACGCCCTTTGGTTTAAGACTATTCATTATTGTCTCGACAATCTCATTAGTTAGCCTCTCCTGAACCTGAAGCCTTTTACTTAAGATATCTACTACCCTGGCTAATTTGCTTATCCCAATAATCCTATTATTATCAGGGATGTATGCAATGTTGCACATACCCAAGAAAGGGAGCATGTGATGTTCACACATTGAATAAAAGGGAATGTCCTTTATTATCACCATCTCTTCATGCTCAAGTTCATGAGTCCCCTTTAATACTCTTTCAGCATCACTCTTATGGCCAGATAAGATTTCCTCATACATGCTGGCGATTCTCTCAGGGGTCCTCTTTAAACCTGGACGATCAGGATCCTCGCCTATTGCCTTTAAAATTTCAATTACAGCCTTTTCTATTCTTTCCTTATCCATAAATTTAGTTCATTAGTATATCATTATTCATAATAGCTGGCTCTTGAGCTTTCCGATTCCCAAACAGAGACTGATACTAAATAGACAAATGGAGGAATTATAGATTTCAATTGATAATAAATATACCGTGCTATCAATTCTGCACTGGGATTAGGATTCCTAAAAGGCTCTAATGCATTGAGATGTTGATGATCTATCTCTTTCAGCACCCCATGCAATAAATTCTTCAACTCTTTGAAATCTACTAGCATGCCTATCTCATCAAGTTTCTCTCCCTCTGCTTCAACCTCTACCTTCCAATTATGACCGTGTAATCCTTCACATCTCCCAGGATAACCAATCAATTGATGAGCAGCAGAAAAATGATCTATAACCTTTATTCGAAACATATTGATTTATTATAAAATGAATAGAGCAAAATTATTTTTCAAATTAAAAAATGTCAAGGTCAAACAAATAAAAAAGAGAATACAATCCAATAAAATGAAATCCTTTATAATGTCACAAATATGATAAAAACTCATAACCTTTGCATTCAGAATAAAACTCAATAACTTGACTATAGTCACAGTGAACATGCAAATCTATCTCGATTTTTCCAGTATCCATAAAGTAAAGACAATATCTGTGCTATTTCGTCAAGGCGGTTATATATGCGTATCCCATCCTCATTAAGATCCCTGACAGCCTGACTCTCATGATTTGAAAAAAGACTTCCTATAAAAACCGGACACTTCATCTCCTTTTGAAGAGAGCTAACTTCCTTCATTATTTCCTTCTCAAAGTGAGTAAATAATTTCATACTTGAAGATGTATCCTCTTGAACCATTCCAGGTCTCCCCAGACCATGAAGTATTAATGCATCTATCTCTCCTGAGGAGAGGATTACGCGTCCCATCTGGGACAGTATTTCAGCAGAGAGAGTCCCAATACCTGCTGCCCCAATATCCACAGGATTCTTTGTTGAAGCGCGTTGAGGCATACCAAAATCTCTTAACTCTTTTTGGAGATTTGTGCTCAATTCCGGCACCCTTAATCCCTCAATCTCCAAGCTATCCGATAGAGTCACCCCCCATGAACCACCCATTGTAATGATAGCTACACGATTTCCTCTCATCGGTGGGCACTCAATTAGAGCGTGAGCCAAGGGAAGAATAAGTTCCATTGTAGGGGATAGCACAATATTTGCCTGATGGAATGCTCCTTCATATATCCCACCCAACCCTGCTATGGCCCCTGTATGGCTTTGGGCAGCCCTGGCCCCGCCATCAGTTCTACCAGCCTTATGAACGATAATTGGTTTTTTATTAGCAACATGCTTTGCTACTTCATAGAAACGCCTTCCATCTCGTATAGTCTCTAAGTACATAATGATTCCTTGAACCTGTGGATCCTGTCCAAAATACTCTAAAAAATCAGTCACCTGAAGATCGCTTTCATTCCCAGTATGAATAAACTTGCCCACACCCATCTTTCGAGAAAATCCAGAAGCTAATAGATCATAAATAGCATATCCACCCTGACACACACCTGCAAGTGGAGTACAATAAAGATACTCTGCTGGGGAGGCTGCAGCATTGAATCCTGCATGCAGATTAAAAGTGCCGCTTACATTTGGGCCAACAATCCTTAATCCATAGGAATGAGCAAGCTTGGTTAGGGCCTCCTCCCGTTCACGCCCTCCACTTACCGCCTCTCCAAAACCAGACGTAATCATTGTCATTCCCTTTACACCCTTTTCTCCACAAGCGCGAACACACTCCTCAATGGACCCCTCGGGTATAGCGACAACGGCTAAATCCACAGGATGAGGGATATCTCTTACATCTGGGAAGGCCTTAATCCCATATACAGAACGCGCCCGTTGATTCACAGGGTAGACTTCACCACCATAATCCATTGCCCGTAAACCCTCCATCATGAATGATCCCCATGATCCAGGTCTTTCTGATGCTCCTATAACAGCTACGCTTTCAGGTTTAAGAAACACATCTAAATTCGCTTCAGCGCTCATATCTGCCTTCAAAAAAAAATCCGATTGATTAAAGATTCATTAAAATTTAAGAATTCAAATTCAAGATTAAATTTACTATGAATGTAAACGACGCTAGTAATTTAACTTCAGAAAGTCAAGGAGAATACTCATTTTGAGTCATCAGTATGAAAGAATTAGGCAACCATCACAATTTAAGATTATATGATTATGCGGACTCATTTTACTTAAATCAATATCATTAGGTATAACCAATATCTATACTAAATCATCATTGACATACCCGCCCAATCAATCAAAAAATATCAAGTATGTGTAATGAAGAAATAATACTCTGTCAAACCGACTCCCAGAAGGGATGCTGTGCTTGCTGTGGTCTTTTTAACTTTAGAGATGTTTCAAGAGAGAATCTTACGAACTTTCTAAGGCTCGGGAAAGAGAGGTTAAGGCAAACATCAAAACGCACCAATGATAATTGGGAAGAATACATTGAATCAATTGGGATAAGAGATCAGACATCACATATATGTCCCTATCAGGGATTAATTATTAGTAACAAGCCTGGGTGTATGCTACACCCTAAGATAAACGATAGAGAGATGAGAGACATTTCACTCTTCGGATCAAAAATCTGCAATGATTTCCTTTGTGCAGCTCATTACATCTTGAGTAACGAGCAAAAAAGAATACTAATCAGATATATAGAAGATTGGTATCTTTATTCAGTCGCGATTATCGATCCTGAATCCTTTATATGGATATTGAGATATATTGAAAAAAAGTATAAAATGAATGATAAAAACAACCAACACAATAACAAATATCTACAGGACATCCTCTGCACAGCCCTGGAAATACATTCAAGATACCTGAAAGATATCACATGTCCAATTTTCTATTACTCAAACTCAGAATATGATGACCATAAACATCTATTTTCCCTAAAATCCAGATCAAAGAAGATATCAAAGCACAGGAGGTTAATAGAGAATGAGATAAGCAGGCTAATGAAATAAAGGTTATCCCCTATCTTTTACTATCTCCACAATTCGTC
The sequence above is a segment of the Spirochaetota bacterium genome. Coding sequences within it:
- a CDS encoding CoA-binding protein, whose protein sequence is MSAEANLDVFLKPESVAVIGASERPGSWGSFMMEGLRAMDYGGEVYPVNQRARSVYGIKAFPDVRDIPHPVDLAVVAIPEGSIEECVRACGEKGVKGMTMITSGFGEAVSGGREREEALTKLAHSYGLRIVGPNVSGTFNLHAGFNAAASPAEYLYCTPLAGVCQGGYAIYDLLASGFSRKMGVGKFIHTGNESDLQVTDFLEYFGQDPQVQGIIMYLETIRDGRRFYEVAKHVANKKPIIVHKAGRTDGGARAAQSHTGAIAGLGGIYEGAFHQANIVLSPTMELILPLAHALIECPPMRGNRVAIITMGGSWGVTLSDSLEIEGLRVPELSTNLQKELRDFGMPQRASTKNPVDIGAAGIGTLSAEILSQMGRVILSSGEIDALILHGLGRPGMVQEDTSSSMKLFTHFEKEIMKEVSSLQKEMKCPVFIGSLFSNHESQAVRDLNEDGIRIYNRLDEIAQILSLLYGYWKNRDRFACSL
- a CDS encoding acyl-CoA dehydrogenase family protein, translated to MDFKFTKEQEELRAEFEAFFREEMKNAPPEYGRGGLEGIYATDEGWNFHRDVSRKLGEKGWLSRPWPKEYGGQESPISEQLIFSEAREKYRAPGIDIFGLGMFAPTLLVAANDEQKKRLLPPIAKGEVVYCQGWSEPNAGSDLASLATTAIKDGDHYVVNGQKIWTTGGHKADHMFLLARTNTAEKRGKGLSVFNLRMDLPGIEVRPILYMDGKHVYNEVFFTDVKIPEYDRIGPENDGWRLTRETMNFERSGVGMFAEGFNILDELVEYVKTTKRDGKYLSENSIVRQKLAKIYADLEAGYTLAYKIAWTQENAGLMFAAHLASEAKLFGSELMQRISNFATEIMGPYGQLAHSKWSPLDGAMIETYQFCMGINIAAGTSEIQRNIIAWMGLQLPRLKYQPMA
- the folE gene encoding GTP cyclohydrolase I FolE, which gives rise to MDKERIEKAVIEILKAIGEDPDRPGLKRTPERIASMYEEILSGHKSDAERVLKGTHELEHEEMVIIKDIPFYSMCEHHMLPFLGMCNIAYIPDNNRIIGISKLARVVDILSKRLQVQERLTNEIVETIMNSLKPKGVAVVIKARHLCMEMRGIKKSNTYIITSAIRGIFMKDIKTREEFLKLIE
- the queD gene encoding 6-carboxytetrahydropterin synthase QueD, coding for MFRIKVIDHFSAAHQLIGYPGRCEGLHGHNWKVEVEAEGEKLDEIGMLVDFKELKNLLHGVLKEIDHQHLNALEPFRNPNPSAELIARYIYYQLKSIIPPFVYLVSVSVWESESSRASYYE